The Oncorhynchus nerka isolate Pitt River linkage group LG12, Oner_Uvic_2.0, whole genome shotgun sequence genome includes a region encoding these proteins:
- the LOC115125579 gene encoding acidic leucine-rich nuclear phosphoprotein 32 family member B-like isoform X2, producing MGSSESLLLVQELVLDNCRSNEGKMEGITEEFENLELLSLINVGLINVSNIPKLGKLKKLELSDNRISGGLEVLAERLVNLTHLNLSGNKFKDISTLEPLKKLPILKSLDLFNCEVTNLGDYRESIFKLLPQLTYLDGYDIEDCEASDSDGEGDGVEDEDDEEGEEGESEEEEDEEEEDDEEVVAEEDDDSGESGEDGEVNGDDDEDDDEDDDDNEEDGSPVKGEKRKRDPEDEDEDD from the exons ATGGGGTCCTCTGAAAGCCTGCTGCTG GTTCAGGAGCTTGTCCTGGATAACTGTCGGTCGAACGAGGGGAAAATGGAGGGCATAACGGAGGAGTTTGAGAACCTGGAACTGTTGAGTCTCATCAACGTCGGCCTCATCAACGTCTCAAACATACCCAAACTGGGGAAATTAAAAAAG TTGGAGCTAAGTGACAACAGGATATCTGGTGGATTGGAGGTGCTGGCTGAGAGGCTGGTCAACCTCACACACCTCAACCTCTCTGGGAACAAGTTCAAGGACATCAGCACACTGGAACCACTG AAAAAGCTTCCCATACTGAAGTCCCTGGACCTGTTCAACTGCGAGGTCACCAACCTGGGAGACTACAGGGAGAGCATCTTTAAGCTCCTCCCGCAGCTCACGTACCTGGATGGCTACGATATCGAAGACTGCGAGGCCTCCGACTCGGACGGCGAGGGAGACGGGGTCGAGGATGAAGACGATGAAG agggggaggagggagagtctgaagaggaggaggacgaagaggaggaggatgacgaAGAGGTCGTTGCAGAGGAAGATgatgacagtggggagagtggagag gaTGGGGAGGTGAACGGAGATGATGACGAAGACGACGATGAAGACGACGATGACAACG AAGAGGATGGCTCTCCtgtgaaaggagagaagaggaagagggatccTGAAGATGAGGATGAAGACGATTGA
- the LOC115125579 gene encoding acidic leucine-rich nuclear phosphoprotein 32 family member B-like isoform X1 encodes MDMKKRIHLELRNRTPSDVQELVLDNCRSNEGKMEGITEEFENLELLSLINVGLINVSNIPKLGKLKKLELSDNRISGGLEVLAERLVNLTHLNLSGNKFKDISTLEPLKKLPILKSLDLFNCEVTNLGDYRESIFKLLPQLTYLDGYDIEDCEASDSDGEGDGVEDEDDEEGEEGESEEEEDEEEEDDEEVVAEEDDDSGESGEDGEVNGDDDEDDDEDDDDNEEDGSPVKGEKRKRDPEDEDEDD; translated from the exons ATGGACATGAAAAAGAGAATTCACCTAGAACTGAGAAATAGGACGCCGTCGGAT GTTCAGGAGCTTGTCCTGGATAACTGTCGGTCGAACGAGGGGAAAATGGAGGGCATAACGGAGGAGTTTGAGAACCTGGAACTGTTGAGTCTCATCAACGTCGGCCTCATCAACGTCTCAAACATACCCAAACTGGGGAAATTAAAAAAG TTGGAGCTAAGTGACAACAGGATATCTGGTGGATTGGAGGTGCTGGCTGAGAGGCTGGTCAACCTCACACACCTCAACCTCTCTGGGAACAAGTTCAAGGACATCAGCACACTGGAACCACTG AAAAAGCTTCCCATACTGAAGTCCCTGGACCTGTTCAACTGCGAGGTCACCAACCTGGGAGACTACAGGGAGAGCATCTTTAAGCTCCTCCCGCAGCTCACGTACCTGGATGGCTACGATATCGAAGACTGCGAGGCCTCCGACTCGGACGGCGAGGGAGACGGGGTCGAGGATGAAGACGATGAAG agggggaggagggagagtctgaagaggaggaggacgaagaggaggaggatgacgaAGAGGTCGTTGCAGAGGAAGATgatgacagtggggagagtggagag gaTGGGGAGGTGAACGGAGATGATGACGAAGACGACGATGAAGACGACGATGACAACG AAGAGGATGGCTCTCCtgtgaaaggagagaagaggaagagggatccTGAAGATGAGGATGAAGACGATTGA